One part of the Glycine soja cultivar W05 chromosome 11, ASM419377v2, whole genome shotgun sequence genome encodes these proteins:
- the LOC114373137 gene encoding E3 ubiquitin-protein ligase RNF14-like — protein MQTEAKQQKLLKGKSPLDHDPGEAKKSDQPSQFLCGLCFNDKPVSQMFKEGKCNHPFCTHCISKHVATQMHQNILKVMCPNPNCPVELKPEYFHNILASEVIVRWETVRCESLIVGLEKTYCPFKDCSVLLVNDGEKDVISAECPSCHRLFCARCKVPWHGIMSCEEFQEIERSKDEIVLKN, from the coding sequence AGAAGCAAAGCAACAAAAATTGTTGAAGGGTAAATCCCCCCTTGATCATGATCCCGGTGAAGCAAAGAAGAGTGATCAACCCTCACAATTCCTTTGTGGTTTATGTTTTAATGACAAACCAGTGTCTCAAATGTTCAAAGAGGGTAAGTGTAACCACCCCTTTTGTACTCACTGCATATCCAAACACGTGGCTACTCAGATGCACCAAAACATTCTCAAGGTGATGTGTCCAAACCCTAACTGTCCCGTGGAATTGAAGCCCGAATATTTTCACAACATTTTGGCCAGTGAAGTCATTGTTAGATGGGAAACCGTGAGGTGTGAGTCTTTGATTGTTGGGTTGGAGAAGACCTACTGTCCCTTCAAGGACTGTTCTGTTTTGTTGGTGAATGATGGAGAAAAAGATGTGATCAGTGCTGAGTGCCCCTCTTGTCATAGGCTATTTTGCGCACGGTGTAAGGTTCCTTGGCATGGAATTATGAGTTGTGAAGAATTCCAAGAGATAGAAAGGAGCAAAGATGAAATAGTGTTGAAAAACTAA